From a single Raphanus sativus cultivar WK10039 chromosome 3, ASM80110v3, whole genome shotgun sequence genomic region:
- the LOC108844294 gene encoding LOW QUALITY PROTEIN: E3 ubiquitin-protein ligase AIP2 (The sequence of the model RefSeq protein was modified relative to this genomic sequence to represent the inferred CDS: inserted 1 base in 1 codon), with the protein MDAPPSLSEESLKLELEDLQKQLNXKLRFETSVRSIHSLLRDRYSSSSPSLRKQFYTVVSRVATVLKTRYTATGFWVAGLSLFEEAERLVSDASEKKHLKSCIEQAKEQLTEVDTQPTTESAPQGYLFEGHLTVDREPPQPQWLVQQNLMSAFSSIVAGESSSNAADAIGNALGETANLMQELINGLDSIIPEILEEGGPPRVPPASKEVVEKLPVIVFSEEMLKKFGADAECCICKENLVIGDKMQELPCKHTFHPPCLKPWLDEHNSCPICRHELPTDDQKYESWKEREKEAEEERKGAENAVRGGEYMYV; encoded by the exons ATGGATGCACCACCGTCTCTTTCCGAGGAAAGCTTGAAGCTTGAGCTCGAGGATCTGCAGAAACAGCTGA AAAAGCTGAGATTCGAGACATCCGTTCGTTCTATTCATTCTCTCCTCCGTGATCGCTACTCTTCCTCCTCTCCTTCTCTCCGCAAACAg TTCTATACAGTTGTATCTCGTGTGGCAACTGTTCTGAAGACGAGATACACAGCTACTGGCTTTTGGGTTGCGGGGCTGAGCCTCTTCGAGGAAGCTGAGCGGCTCGTCTCTGATGCTTCCGAGAAGAAACACTTGAAATCTTGCATCGAACAAGCCAAGGAGCAGCTAACCGAGGTAGATACTCAGCCGACGACCGAGAGCGCACCGCAAGGCTATCTTTTCGAGGGGCATCTGACGGTTGATCGCGAGCCGCCGCAGCCTCAGTGGCTGGTGCAGCAGAATCTCATGTCTGCTTTCTCTTCTATCGTTGCCGGTGAATCCTCCTCTAATGCTGCTGATGCTATTGGAAACGCTCTTGGGGAAACGGCTAACTTGATGCAAGAACTCATCAATGGTCTTGACAGTATCATCCCAGAG ATACTAGAAGAAGGAGGACCACCAAGAGTACCACCGGCGAGTAAAGAAGTAGTGGAGAAACTTCCAGTGATTGTGTTTAGTGAGGAGATGCTTAAAAAGTTTGGAGCAGATGCAGAATGTTGTATCTGCAAGGAGAATCTGGTAATCGGCGACAAAATGCAGGAGCTGCCATGCAAGCACACGTTTCATCCTCCTTGTTTAAAGCCTTGGCTg GACGAGCATAACTCTTGCCCTATATGCCGCCATGAGTTACCGACAGATGATCAGAAGTACGAGAGCTGGAAAGAGAGGGAGAAAGAGGCTGAGGAAGAGCGTAAAGGCGCAGAGAATGCTGTCCGTGGAGGCGAATATATGTACGTTTAG
- the LOC108845572 gene encoding LOW QUALITY PROTEIN: uncharacterized protein LOC108845572 (The sequence of the model RefSeq protein was modified relative to this genomic sequence to represent the inferred CDS: substituted 2 bases at 2 genomic stop codons), with translation MVSLSYFIHTLGLLVLCSSSVAANKEPLSKAKYKDPKEPLEVRIKNLMSHMTLEEKLGQMVQVERVNATTKVIKNYFIGSAFSGGGSVPAPNATPEAWVKMVNKIQKAALSTRLGIPIIYGIDAVHGHNNAYNATIFPHNVGLGVTRDPNLVKRIGEATALEVRATGIQYVFGIPMWRLDTRXXLVAGTHADNLGYQCGGWTITWQGLNSNNLTIGTTILTAVKNTVDPTTKVIYNENPDTNFINSSRFDYAIVVIGETPYAEGYGDSTNLTIAEPGLSTMENVCGLVKCVVVVVSGRPVMMQPYVGKIDALVAAWLPGTEGQGVADVLFGDYGFTGKLARTWFRTVDQLPMNVGDPHYDPLYPFGFGLTTKPNKQL, from the exons ATGGTGAGTTTGAGTTACTTTATACACACGTTAGGGCTTCTCGTGCTCTGTTCTTCTTCAGTGGCAGCTAACAAAGAACCACTTTCAAAGGCCAAGTATAAAGACCCGAAAGAGCCATTGGAAGTCAGAATCAAGAACCTGATGAGCCATATGACCCTCGAAGAGAAACTCGGGCAGATGGTTCAGGTGGAACGCGTCAATGCCACAACTAAAGTCATTAAAAACTACTTCATCG GGAGTGCTTTTAGCGGTGGAGGGAGCGTGCCGGCGCCTAACGCCACCCCTGAAGCTTGGGTGAAGATGGTGAATAAGATACAAAAGGCAGCTCTTTCGACCCGCTTAGGGATTCCCATTATCTACGGGATCGATGCTGTTCATGGTCACAATAATGCATACAATGCCACCATTTTCCCGCATAACGTAGGCCTCGGAGTCACCAG GGACCCTAACCTTGTGAAGAGGATTGGTGAAGCAACTGCTCTTGAAGTTAGAGCGACAGGAATCCAATATGTCTTTGGGATACCAATGTGGAGGCTGGACACACGCTGATAACTTGTGGCGGGAACACACGCTGATAACTTGGGATACCAATGTGGAGGCTGGACTATCACTTGGCAAGGCCTCAATAGCAACAATCTCACCATAG GTACAACCATCCTCACCGCAGTAAAAAATACGGTGGATCCGACCACAAAAGTCATCTACAACGAGAATCCAGACACGAACTTCATCAACTCAAGCCGCTTCGATTACGCGATCGTGGTCATCGGGGAGACACCGTACGCTGAGGGATACGGAGACAGCACGAACTTAACCATAGCCGAACCGGGTCTTAGCACTATGGAGAACGTGTGCGGGCTGGTGAAATGCGTGGTGGTGGTCGTCTCGGGACGTCCGGTGATGATGCAGCCTTACGTGGGGAAGATCGATGCTCTGGTTGCGGCGTGGCTTCCAGGAACGGAAGGGCAGGGAGTGGCTGATGTTTTGTTCGGAGATTATGGATTCACCGGGAAGCTAGCTCGGACGTGGTTCAGGACGGTGGATCAGTTGCCAATGAACGTTGGTGACCCGCATTACGACCCGTTGTACCCGTTTGGATTCGGGTTGACCACAAAGCCAAATAAACAGCTTTGA
- the LOC108848027 gene encoding LOW QUALITY PROTEIN: protein CHLORORESPIRATORY REDUCTION 42, chloroplastic-like (The sequence of the model RefSeq protein was modified relative to this genomic sequence to represent the inferred CDS: deleted 1 base in 1 codon) — MALSFASSTRFSKTQSGVCYSVSFTPRLTVRCCETAQEPPPPKSKLQVGSPIIIVEAPKVIKTAASMPCLRANSGLVKPGDVGRIVSRKPKDLWAVRLSIGTYLLDGKYFKALELEE; from the exons ATGGCCCTATCCTTTGCTTCTTCTACTAGATTCTCCAAGACGCAGTCAGGGGTATGTTACAGTGTATCCTTCACC CCACGACTCACTGTGAGATGCTGTGAGACTGCTCAAGAGCCTCCCCCACCAAAATCGAAGCTCCAAGTTGGATCACCAATCATCATCGTGGAAGCCCCTAAAGTGATAAAAACAGCCGCTTCAATGCCTTGTCTAAGGGCTAACTCTGGCTTGGTTAAGCCTGGCGATGTTGGAAg AATCGTGTCCAGAAAACCAAAGGACTTATGGGCAGTTCGACTCTCCATTGGAACCTATCTTTTAGATGGTAAATATTTCAAAGCTTTAGAGCTTGAAGAGTGA